One segment of Mycolicibacterium neworleansense DNA contains the following:
- a CDS encoding GntR family transcriptional regulator, with product MTPTLSVELDRSSPVPLYFQVAQVFEKAILDGQLKPGDRFENELALASRLNLSRPTTRRAIQELVDKGLLVRKRGVGTQVVQTPVHRPVELTSLYDDLARAGQEPATKVLEYSIGPASDEVAGWLNLPSGSEVATMRRLRTSNGQPLAVMTNYLPAALAPDEEQLEQSGLYRSLRSRGVHIRLARQRIGARAASRDEARLLDEKPKAPLLVMERTAFDDSGRIVEYGSHVYRASRYYFDTTLVDR from the coding sequence GTGACCCCGACGCTGTCCGTCGAGCTCGACCGTTCGAGCCCGGTGCCGCTCTACTTCCAGGTTGCCCAAGTGTTCGAGAAGGCGATCCTGGACGGGCAGCTCAAGCCGGGGGACCGGTTCGAGAACGAACTCGCTCTGGCCAGCCGGCTCAACCTGTCTCGGCCGACCACCCGGCGCGCCATTCAGGAACTCGTCGACAAGGGTCTGTTGGTTCGCAAGCGTGGCGTCGGCACGCAGGTGGTCCAGACCCCGGTGCACCGCCCCGTGGAGCTGACGAGTTTGTACGACGACCTGGCCCGCGCCGGGCAGGAACCGGCCACCAAGGTGCTCGAGTATTCGATCGGGCCGGCTTCCGATGAGGTCGCCGGATGGTTGAACCTGCCGTCCGGCAGCGAGGTGGCGACGATGCGCCGGCTGCGCACGTCGAATGGCCAGCCGTTGGCCGTGATGACCAACTATCTGCCCGCCGCCCTCGCGCCTGACGAGGAGCAATTGGAACAGTCGGGCCTGTACAGGTCTCTTCGTTCTCGTGGTGTCCACATCAGGCTGGCTCGGCAGCGGATCGGGGCCAGGGCGGCCAGTCGGGACGAGGCGCGGCTGCTCGACGAGAAGCCGAAGGCTCCGCTGCTGGTGATGGAACGGACGGCGTTCGACGATTCGGGACGCATCGTGGAGTACGGAAGTCACGTGTACCGCGCCTCGCGCTACTACTTCGACACGACGCTCGTGGATCGCTAG